A part of Miscanthus floridulus cultivar M001 chromosome 6, ASM1932011v1, whole genome shotgun sequence genomic DNA contains:
- the LOC136458427 gene encoding protein QUIRKY-like has protein sequence MAAGGGGGGPPPPGPPPMVRRLAVEVVDARNLVPKDGLGTSSAFAVVDFDGQRKRTRTVPRDLNPQWHERLEFVVHDPANMHAEALDISLYHDRRFNPSGGGGGSGKNHFLGRVRIYGSQFSRRGEEGIVYFPLEKRSLISWIRGVVGLKIYYYDEPAVMPPPPEEKPPEQADNAPPPEVPPEAPRELPDMPAPTEAAVEVQQPAAQPPIINVEEAHMHSPMMMPPMHGPHGPHGPMMPPPVHGPHGSMKPPPEPPQPEPGPALEPESSDQYPPEVQKTRMATERVRVVRHPSGGLGPDYYAPSPRVIPGRFVSTGESVEPVQSSSYDLVEPMRYLFVRVVRVRGIRACEGPYVKVQAGPHSLRSRPGRDVSGTGNPEWNQVFAISHARPEPTLEISVWDGGAPSPAEAFLGGVCFDLSDVPVRDQPDGPLAPQWYRLEGGEPGMVTGDIMVAVWIGTQADDSFPEAWNTDAPYAAYTRSKVYQSPKLWYLRASVIEAQDLRVPAPLPGLPFDVRVKIQLGFQSARTRRSVASSSGSAFAWSEDLMFVASEPLDDNIIVLVEDRSMIKEPALLGHATIPVTTIEQRLDERQIVASRWFTLEGGTSGIGMPPGNAGGPPAFYSGRLHLRLCLEGGYHVLDEAAHVCSDYRPTAKQLWKPPVGVLELGIIGACGLLPMKTKGGAKGSTDAYCVAKYGKKWVRTRTITDSLNPRWNEQYTWQVYDPCTVLTVAVFDNWRMFAGPGDERQDYRIGKVRVRVSTLESNRAYTASYPLLVLLRSGLKKMGEVQLAVRLSSPAQLPDTWGTYTTPLLPRMHYLRPIGVAQQEALRGAAVRTVATWLARSEPPLGPEVVKYMLDADAHTWSVRRAKANWFRIMGVLAWAVGLARWLDGVQRWRNPSTTVLVHALYLVLVWYPELVVPTASLYVFMIGVWYYRFRPRGPAGMDARLSQADTVDGDELEEEFDPVPPPEVLRLRYERLRTLAGRVQRVMGDVSAQGERLQALVSWRDPRASRIFVGVSFAVAVALYAMPPKMVAVASGFYYLRHPMFRDPMPPPAVNFFRRLPSLSDRLL, from the coding sequence ATGGcggccggcggtggcggtggcggccctCCGCCGCCGGGGCCGCCGCCGATGGTGCGGAGGCTGGCCGTCGAGGTGGTGGACGCGCGCAACCTCGTGCCCAAGGACGGCCTCGGCACGTCCAGCGCCTTCGCGGTCGTGGACTTCGACGGCCAGCGGAAGCGCACGCGCACCGTGCCGCGGGACCTCAACCCGCAGTGGCACGAGCGCCTCGAGTTCGTCGTGCATGACCCGGCGAACATGCACGCCGAGGCTCTCGACATCTCGCTCTACCACGACCGACGCTTCAAcccctccggcggcggcggggggagCGGCAAGAACCACTTCCTCGGCCGCGTCCGCATCTACGGCTCCCAGTTCTCGCGCCGCGGCGAGGAGGGCATCGTCTACTTCCCGCTCGAGAAGCGCAGCCTCATCAGCTGGATCCGCGGCGTGGTTGGACTCAAGATTTACTACTACGACGAGCCTGCAGTAATGCCCCCGCCTCCGGAAGAAAAGCCGCCGGAGCAGGCCGACaacgcgccgccgccggaggtCCCGCCAGAAGCGCCGAGAGAGCTCCCAGATATGCCCGCGCCGACTGAGGCCGCCGTTGAAGTGCAGCAGCCGGCGGCGCAACCTCCGATCATTAACGTGGAGGAAGCGCACATGCACTCACCAATGATGATGCCGCCGATGCACGGGCCGCACGGCCCCCACGGCCCCATGATGCCGCCGCCGGTACACGGGCCACACGGGTCAATGAAGCCGCCACCAGAGCCGCCGCAGCCGGAGCCAGGGCCAGCGCTGGAACCGGAATCCAGCGACCAGTACCCTCCCGAGGTGCAAAAGACGCGGATGGCCACGGAGCGCGTCCGCGTCGTGCGCCACCCGAGCGGCGGCTTGGGCCCGGATTACTACGCGCCCTCTCCCCGCGTCATCCCGGGGCGGTTTGTGTCCACCGGCGAGTCCGTGGAGCCGGTGCAGTCGTCGTCGTACGACCTGGTGGAGCCGATGCGCTACCTCTTCGTGCGCGTCGTGCGGGTGCGCGGCATACGCGCCTGCGAGGGTCCGTACGTCAAGGTCCAGGCCGGCCCGCACTCGCTCCGGTCGCGGCCTGGCCGCGACGTCTCCGGCACCGGCAACCCCGAATGGAACCAGGTGTTCGCCATCAGCCACGCCAGGCCGGAGCCCACGCTGGAGATCTCCGTGTGGGACGGAGGCGCGCCCTCCCCTGCCGAAGCCTTCCTCGGCGGCGTGTGCTTCGACCTCTCCGACGTGCCTGTCCGCGACCAGCCCGATGGCCCGCTGGCGCCGCAGTGGTATAGGCTCGAGGGCGGCGAGCCCGGCATGGTGACGGGGGACATCATGGTGGCGGTGTGGATCGGCACGCAGGCCGACGACTCGTTCCCGGAGGCGTGGAACACCGACGCGCCGTACGCCGCGTACACGCGCTCCAAGGTGTACCAGTCGCCCAAGCTCTGGTACCTGAGGGCGTCCGTCATCGAGGCGCAGGACCTGCGCGTCCCGGCGCCGCTGCCGGGGCTGCCGTTCGACGTGCGCGTCAAGATACAGCTTGGCTTCCAGTCGGCGCGGACACGACGGTCAGTGGCCAGCAGCAGCGGCTCCGCGTTCGCGTGGTCCGAAGACCTCATGTTCGTCGCGTCCGAGCCGCTCGACGACAACATCATCGTGCTAGTGGAGGATCGGTCCATGATCAAGGAACCCGCGCTCCTCGGCCACGCAACCATCCCGGTGACCACCATAGAGCAGCGCCTCGACGAGCGGCAGATCGTCGCGTCGAGATGGTTCACCCTCGAAGGCGGGACGTCAGGCATCGGCATGCCTCCCGGCAACGCCGGCGGCCCGCCGGCTTTCTACTCCGGGCGGCTGCACCTTCGGCTCTGCCTGGAAGGCGGGTACCACGTGCTCGACGAGGCGGCGCACGTGTGCAGTGACTACCGGCCGACGGCGAAGCAGCTGTGGAAGCCGCCGGTGGGCGTGCTGGAGCTCGGCATCATCGGAGCGTGCGGCTTGCTGCCGATGAAGACGAAGGGAGGCGCCAAGGGGTCGACGGACGCGTACTGCGTGGCCAAGTACGGCAAGAAGTGGGTGCGCACGCGCACCATCACCGACAGCCTCAACCCACGGTGGAACGAGCAGTACACGTGGCAGGTGTACGACCCGTGCACTGTGCTCACGGTCGCCGTGTTCGACAACTGGCGCATGTTCGCCGGCCCCGGCGACGAGCGGCAGGACTACCGCATCGGGAAGGTGCGGGTGCGCGTGTCCACGCTGGAGAGCAACCGGGCGTACACGGCGTCGTACCCGCTGCTGGTGCTGCTGCGGTCGGGGCTGAAGAAGATGGGCGAGGTGCAGCTCGCCGTGCGGTTATCGTCACCGGCGCAGCTCCCGGACACGTGGGGCACGTACACGACGCCGCTGCTGCCGCGCATGCACTACCTGCGCCCGATCGGCGTCGCGCAGCAGGAGGCGCTCCGGGGCGCGGCCGTGCGCACCGTGGCCACGTGGCTGGCGCGCTCGGAGCCGCCGCTGGGGCCGGAGGTGGTGAAGTACATGCTGGACGCGGACGCGCACACGTGGAGCGTGCGGCGCGCCAAGGCCAACTGGTTCCGCATCATGGGGGTGCTCGCCTGGGCCGTGGGTCTGGCGCGGTGGCTGGACGGCGTGCAGCGGTGGCGCAACCCGTCGACGACCGTGCTGGTCCACGCGCTCTACCTCGTCCTGGTGTGGTACCCGGAGCTGGTGGTGCCCACGGCGTCGCTGTACGTGTTCATGATCGGCGTGTGGTACTACCGGTTCCGGCCCCGGGGCCCCGCCGGCATGGACGCGCGGCTGTCGCAGGCCGACACGGTGGACGGCGACGAGCTGGAGGAGGAGTTCGACCCGGTGCCGCCGCCCGAGGTCCTCCGGCTGCGGTACGAGCGGCTGCGCACGCTGGCGGGGCGGGTGCAGCGCGTCATGGGCGACGTGTCGGCGCAGGGCGAGCGGCTGCAGGCGCTGGTGAGCTGGCGGGACCCGCGCGCCAGCCGGATCTTCGTGGGCGTGAGCTTCGCCGTGGCCGTCGCGCTGTACGCCATGCCGCCCAAGATGGTGGCCGTGGCCAGCGGGTTCTACTACCTGCGCCACCCGATGTTCCGGGACCCTATGCCCCCGCCGGCGGTCAACTTCTTCCGCCGCCTGCCGAGCCTGTCCGACAGGTTGCTCTGA